A portion of the Mangifera indica cultivar Alphonso unplaced genomic scaffold, CATAS_Mindica_2.1 Un_0012, whole genome shotgun sequence genome contains these proteins:
- the LOC123205667 gene encoding uncharacterized protein LOC123205667 encodes MALGLVSKLQNLWPFSLLKFDDLRASDELVRQLSIPEHTKRFVFAIREPESKSVVYILCAQNLSERSALDAECLIREVRPDAVVAQVSVRDEEIELGHIDGESVPTSLFGVLKRCFVDKINREVYENMAGNLVLREIFGVSFHGPFLAANRAAKEVGSSFVMLESSMVRDPGGDNSCKEVDSGNKIQGLVNSLVPQTVGSVVSSSSRRFQLTNDVELQMVRLLSSNMDLLELKSGPANSNFDTGSKEVLLRRNYAIPTFAQSIYPLLLDLHDIFGYLPSMTRALALAQKMLNDVNRGEAVDTQVISEVHTFRIAVEGLRIALNNAGRLPINKLRDSNSPKIEFSELPVEDKSHALLAQSLQSRAKEFKTMVAVVDASCLAGLRKHWNTPVPDKVKDLITEPIANFEGDGETSNYVDRKRLLSNKPVVAVGAGATAVLGVSSFSKLLPASTFMKVVSFKTPVSLKLFLTQTQKALAIAVGKTKVVAPGLATSGSNTTSVLKAAASAEKIRTVAHSVIASVEKTSFSAMRTAFYEIMRKRRVRPIGVLPWATFGGSVATCAGLLVYGDGIECVAESLPAAPSIASLGRGIQYLHKASQEVKQTNESRIQKSMEALMYRLKKL; translated from the coding sequence ATGGCACTTGGGTTGGTTTCTAAACTGCAAAACCTGTGGCCGTTTTcgttattgaaatttgatgatTTGAGAGCTTCTGATGAGTTGGTACGCCAACTTTCGATACCGGAACATACAAAAAGGTTTGTTTTTGCGATTAGAGAACCTGAATCGAAATCTGTGGTGTATATACTTTGTGCCCAGAATTTATCTGAGAGATCAGCTTTAGATGCTGAGTGTCTTATTAGGGAAGTCCGACCTGATGCCGTGGTAGCTCAAGTGAGTGTTCGGGATGAAGAGATTGAATTAGGACATATTGATGGTGAGTCAGTTCCTACTTCTTTGTTTGGAGTGCTGAAACGATGTTTTGTTGATAAGATTAATAGGGAAGTGTATGAAAATATGGCTGGGAACTTGGTTTTGAGGGAGATTTTTGGGGTTAGTTTTCATGGACCTTTCTTGGCTGCTAACAGGGCTGCCAAGGAGGTCGGTTCATCATTTGTGATGCTTGAATCGTCGATGGTTAGAGACCCTGGTGGAGATAACTCTTGTAAGGAAGTGGATTCAGGGAATAAGATTCAAGGTTTAGTTAATAGTTTGGTTCCTCAGACAGTAGGTTCAGTTGTGTCATCAAGTTCTAGAAGGTTTCAACTTACTAATGATGTTGAGTTGCAGATGGTGAGGTTGTTATCTTCAAATATGGATTTGTTAGAGTTGAAATCGGGGCCTGCTAATTCTAATTTTGACACAGGGTCAAAAGAAGTTCTGTTGAGGCGCAATTATGCAATTCCAACATTTGCACAATCTATTTATCCTTTACTTTTGGATTTGCATGATATATTCGGTTATCTCCCATCAATGACGAGGGCTCTAGCCCTTGCACAAAAGATGCTCAATGATGTGAATAGAGGGGAAGCTGTGGATACTCAGGTTATTTCTGAAGTTCACACCTTTCGAATTGCTGTTGAGGGGCTGAGAATTGCTCTTAACAATGCTGGTCGGCTGCCCATCAATAAATTGAGGGATTCCAATTCAcccaaaattgaattttctgaACTTCCGGTTGAAGATAAGTCACATGCTCTCCTTGCACAGTCTCTTCAGAGTCGAGCTAAGGAGTTCAAGACTATGGTGGCAGTGGTTGATGCTAGTTGTTTAGCTGGGCTTAGGAAACATTGGAACACTCCTGTTCCTGATAAGGTCAAAGATTTAATTACAGAGCCGATTGCAAACTTCGAAGGTGATGGGGAAACTTCAAATTATGTGGATAGGAAGcgattattatcaaataaaccTGTTGTGGCTGTGGGTGCTGGAGCAACAGCTGTTTTAGGGGTTTCCTCTTTTTCTAAACTTCTTCCGGCATCAACCTTCATGAAGGTTGTATCATTTAAAACTCCTGTTTCACTCAAACTTTTTCTGACGCAAACCCAGAAGGCACTGGCAATAGCTGTTGGCAAGACTAAAGTTGTGGCTCCAGGACTTGCAACTTCTGGATCAAATACAACATCCGTCTTGAAGGCAGCAGCTTCTGCTGAGAAAATCCGGACGGTTGCCCACAGTGTCATAGCCTCAGTTGAGAAGACCAGTTTTTCAGCCATGAGAACAGCATTCTATGAAATAATGAGAAAACGGCGGGTACGACCAATCGGTGTCCTACCATGGGCAACATTTGGGGGTAGTGTTGCAACTTGTGCAGGATTGCTTGTGTATGGAGATGGGATTGAATGTGTTGCTGAATCTTTACCTGCAGCTCCCTCCATTGCCAGTTTAGGGCGTGGGATCCAGTATCTACACAAGGCATCTCAAGAAGTGAAGCAGACAAATGAATCCAGGATTCAAAAATCTATGGAGGCACTGATGTACAGGTTGAAGAAATTATAG